The sequence ataaaaaaaatataattgccTCCCTCCTTTAAAAAAGGTAAGTCCTGTTGATATACCGTAAAACAGGAGAGATAAGTACCTATTAATAGCAGAATCACTTATAAATGATCGCCACGCACCTTGATGTATGTGCCAAAGTTCTAATGTTTAAGCTCAGAGACATATGATTGTAAGTCCCGAGGCCAACCTGCCTCAATGGTTAGTAGCAGTGTTATGGGTGAGATGCAAAGGGGTTGGCCAGGTCTAGGAATAGTTAACCAGCATGCTCCTTGTTAGTGTGTTGGGCAGAAGTGCAACCGCAGTTATGTCTCCCATTGAAAATGAAATGGAGGATAAATACTTTTAAACTCTTTTCCATCCATGCTCTACAGTAAAAACCTGCAGCACAAAGCAGCTTGCACTGTAGGTGTTTTTTATTTGCAGAGAAGAAGGTAGAGTTAGAAAGGATCCTGACAATGTAAATCTCTTATGTCTACTTGCTCTATTTTATTTAGTACTTATTACACTAAAATGCTTAAAGTCAACAAATTAAAGAATCACTTTTTACCCAGCACTGATATCTTCATAGTATTGCTTCTCACAGATCGCATGCCATTGGTCTTGCTTTTGAACATACATGAATAGAATCCCACATTGCCCTGCGACGCATTGCTTATGACATATGAAAACTGGTTTCCACCatcatttccatttttaaaaatcGTATTATTTTGAAAGAGGGAAAATTCAACATTGGAATAGAGTGTTGTACAAGTGATGGTGACTGTCGTTCCTGGATGGACAATTCTTTGTGGACTAACGTTAATATGCGGCCTTGGGAATATATCTGTGAAAAGAGTAAAATATTTAGAATTGTTCTACAGTATAAACATTGCCCAATAAAGGTTCAGCGGGCTCCTACAAGCTCTAACAATTCTCCTACATACCTGTTTGATGATGTTTAGCACCTATTTCTCTTTTACTATGATTGCACACAGGAAAGAGAAACAGAGATTATTTCTCTTATAATTGAGGCAAACACCACTGTATGCAAGAAAACCGACCCACAAATTTGCTCTGCTCTAATTACCCATTAAGATTACACATCTGGCATTACACAGAAGGCTTTGTACTTGTGTGAATGCTGACATTCCTGAAATCACTTGTGTTTTGCATTATTTGTCAGTTTACGCCCGTAAGTCATTGGTGGGTAAGCTCCACTCACACGTTGATAACAACTGAAAGACTGTCTAGGGTTTGGTTAGCTCATGCAGGGGGCCGTGACTTCCGTAtgggcccatagaagtgaatgggaatGGGTGCTAGCTGTTAAAACAACACATTCTAAATTTGTTATTGTGTACCTTGGGCTACATGTACACAAATGTATACTTGTTGTTTCAACATCTATCACTTGTATTCAATAGGCTCATACACAAGGCTTTTCTTTTCACAGACCTATGTATGGGCTGACTGCCCAAACCCCAAATAATTTAGCATGTTCCAATCCTGCCCATGCTTGTCACCCAGGCAGTCTTTctctattgtttatttttttgttgaaatgtaaaCAGACCTCACATATCAATGACACATGGCCCACAAAAAGGACCAGGGTTTGGGGTTTGTTGTTTGTGGGGACAATTGCACACGTTCATGTACAGGTAGCCTTTGTCATTTTCATTGGTCTAAGTAAAACAGCACAGATGCTAACACAAATAGAAAGCTGCTATGTAGCGCCCATTTTTACAAGGCAGTATTCGGATCAGTATTTAGCATCAGATTTCAGGAGAATTCCAAAATTGAAAAgggttgtaaatttttttttataacaccaTCTTTAATCATAACACCATTCTTAATCTATCACTGACTATGAACTGCATGTATCATGGgtacccctgcgacccatgtcttgggTCACAGGCACACCTTCTTCATTACCCAGCACTTTCACCATGCTACTCACCTGTCCACGCTCCAACAATGGCGCGGCCGGATTTTGGATATTTAAAGGGCAAGCACGTCGCTAATTGGCACTGGTCACAAGCTAATGCTTCCTCGGACCTTTGTGCCTCGTGCttcagagaaagctgtgttccatatGCCTTTTCCTTGTGCTGAGAATTCACATTGTGACCCCGGATCTgtccctgactatgctcctgtgctgctctgcctctgacattgatcctgtgctgcctgtctcgtcCTCCTGCCTATCCCTGACCCTGtttctgcctcacgactctgtacctcATCTTGGCTGCTactgcggacaaagttgcactgtggagcgacctggtggtaccatgccgcagcaagtccaacttgctttacggcgggctctggtgaaaaccgggtgccacttagactccgctcccaggtgtcggcttacgtcatcgtctgcggtggtttaTTGGATCCATTACCCCTGTTCCTGAaagcatgtttttttaaattagagAGATAAGAAGTGGTCATCATTTTGCAACTTACCATGGACAAAAATATTCAAGGGAGAGCTGAACTCGGAACAAGCTTTTTGGTTACAATATCTGCAGAAGTAGTCCCCATTGTTTTCCTTCTGAATGCTCCTAAAGAGAAATTCTCCAGTGCTTTGCTGTTGAGATTCATTCTTTCCATTTGGTTTTTCATGAACTAAATAAAACATGTTTACCTCCCCAGACTCTTTTATACATTTCAGTGTAATGGTGTCACCCTTCATAATATAGCCAGGATCTTCTTTAACTTGTTTCAGCATTGGTTTTGGCAGAACAACTGAATTAATGAAACATGTAAAGGATATAAATGAAATAGTTAAAAGTTTAAGATTGTTGAAAGGGAAATCAAATTCCCACACTTCATTCAGCTTAGCATCAAAAACTTAATGTTCTGTTATAATCTGAACCTCCTGAAGACTTTTCTCATGTTCCTTGAAATGTGTTATGCCACTACCGTAGACACTAAAGACAATTTCCATTGTTCACAGTTTCAGTGCCTTTAATTCCATTGCTTAAAATGTTTAGATTGTTGGTCTATAATGTTCTCATTTTTTGTTTGAGCGTTAAGCATAAAGATTGTATAGTGCTGAAGAATATCTTCCCACATGAAAGAATAATGTTATGTGTATTAGATTTAGTACTGCCACAAAGGCTGTGTCTACCTAATTTACCTTGATGTGCCATGTGCCCTAAACCAATGATATACCTCCTTTCTGGTGATATATTTTTTGGCTCTCTTTTCCTTGTAGTCTCACTTTTTTGGACACTCTATAAAGTATTATAATAACCCTCCTCCAATTTTTTGTCAAAAGGTACCTACACTCATGAATTCCAAGCAATGGAATCATTGAAAGTTATTTCCCACAAGGATGTAGTTAAAAAGAAAGACACCAATATTTTTCATACTCACTGTCTGATGCCCATAACTTGCTTACTAGTAAGAAACCTGAAAGCAAAAATAAAGAAGGTAAATTAGCTGTTGAGATTGTAGCTACGTGGACAAGAATGGTAATTCAGGAATATCAGAAAAATACACAATCTGAGAAAAGAAATGGACAGCTACTAAATGGGTAGAAAGTGGTAGCAGAGCTAAAGTATAAAGTGTTCAATTTTATTGTCTCCTGTGGACCATCCTTTACCAGAAGTAGCATGGTTGGTTATCTGGGGAATGCTGGGTAGAGCCAGCAGGAACCACAGTAGCTTCAGTGTTCAGTGGACAGTCTCCTATAGATTGGACACTCATTCCGCATCTTGGTTACCCCCCTTAACAcccagccctttttagtttttttgcattCCATTACttgctccccttctttaaaaatccttaaaggggttgtccattttcagcaaataattgatattgtttgtgtaaggaaaaatcatacaaatttccaatatactttctgtatccattcctcagtttctctgcttgctgtcctgctatagaaagcttctatgtttacttccagtggatagaaatcttccCATAGTCAAGAGAtgggcacacagctctgattcctgtctgtgataataatgagctgtgtacctgtgtgacatcacatgaccatggacagattcttatcccctggaagtaaacaatgacatttcctatataatgacagcaagcagagatttagaaaacagtgaggaattgatacagaaagtatataataaaattgtagaacttttaaacaaaccatataaattatttgctgaaagtggacaacccctttaactttttaaatttttttatatgtatggaTCATTATGAGGGCTTATggagcacattgtaacagatctagcGAAATGCTAAGGCCTGAAGTTTTGTACAGAATGTCATGGCGATGGATGGTTGCTCCTCGATTACATCACAGGTAGTGACATTCCCACCAAGATGGCGGAAACATTTAACAGGGTAACACCAATGTCTCCAGTGGGTGTTCACACAATGCAGCAAAAACCCAGTGTTCCAGATATATTAAACGGCTTGTCCCAGTTTTCTATTCAACTTTGCACTGGAAAGAATGTGCAATTAGCTTGCACATgttttttgcgccagttttgtgtccgacatatcaaaaaaatgtgcacctaaaagggcGTGGTAGTGCTCAGGTggggtttgcaacacatttattacagcaacctgacagaattgtgtcacactctgtatattaaaggtgcaccaaaaaaaagggtgCATACTTCTAGAGCAGTTGTGACACACTCGTGAGGCAAACGGAACTAATATAGTTTGTCTCACTTTTCATCTATATGGGCCAATAtatttgaagagggctcagcctttgAGACGAaatcatacttaaggaaaacttagaaaatagaaagaagtgacttgagacatttgttcaacatttttgagatatttgttacaaatgtcgcaaaaggagatctgaaaaaggaaaaagtgagaatgataattaccaaagaagcagacggaaaaaagactaaccaaaacaaacagagataagttaaatgacccccattttgttcCCAGCCTTAATCATTGATTAGCATTGTTAACAGAAATTCTATTTTTAGAGAAGCACAGATGAAAATGTTATTCAAGATGTTCCTTTGTTCTGCAAACTCTGATGTGCCATCATAAGTTGTACTCTGTGGTTAAACTGATAATGATAATAATGTGTGAATTGTGGTAATATACAGGAAAACCCAAGCAGTTTTCAGCACAGTATTTGTTGATATGTGTGAATACACCCTAATCTGGAAATAATCCAGACTATTTGCATTCATTTTTTTCACTTTGTTgaaaaaaaagatggcaaaaGATGCAAGACCATCAAGTCCGACCTATAAATTCTTCAGTAATTTCAGCTAAAAAACCTACATTGGCCAAGGTGACAGAAACAAAAATCCTTTCTGACCCCAAATATGGCAGTCTATTCTTGGTAATGCATGACTGCCATCCTTGTGTCTGTTTTTATACATTAATTTCTTCCCCTTTACTTTTGGCATACAACTAAGGACTATTTCACAAAGATGTATGCTCGTCCGGCCGTATCCTGGGTGAGCATATATCCACGTGGTGGAGAGgcggagggatgagcgctgctcacccctctcctctccatagcgagGCTTGGCGTCCAGTCACAAACACACAAaaggtagagcatgctctatctttttcccatgcatGGTACAGTACAGTGTCACACATTTGAGGTCATCATACCGCTGCTGGGCACCATAAATGTCTATGTGGACATATATCAGGCCGATATACGTCCACTCCATGCTTTTGATGTCTAAGAAGCATAATAGAAATTGCCACAATGTATTGGGAAATTAACAAAAAAGTCTTATATTAAAATAAGCTTATTTGGTCTTCATGGACTAAACTGGGTAGACTTCTTTGAATAATATGGGATACAACTAAAAATAGCAGCACTTCATGATTGCCATATGGCTATAtgcctatttgcacatgccctatGCAGAAAGGATGTTTATAAATGTCATGTCAGTGACCAACTACACAtgactatatctcctgaaccctggtacCTAGAATCACAATTACACAATAAATAGAAGAAttccccctttaatatgatatttgGATTGTGTACGGATAAACCAGAGCACCAGAGATGAATAACTTCCATCAcgtgggattggctgtagaggagcagggggcgtcgctaagccaagtgatgggtgttttcatatatctgaaaaggacacatggaggagcagtttcccaagggtgggggggggaagctgctcctttccagccactcccagtggacgagtgcctagtcacacagcagatgctaatgaaaggtataaTATAACGTatcattttttctgtaaaacctattttttatacaaaaacactttggcagtgtatgtactatgctctgtggggactgggttggtgctaaaaatgggtttcctggtgacaggttccctttaactttatcCAACTTAATTTATCATGTCAGAACCAtgatacactgctactatgtttATATGTTTACATGTTTATAAAGTGGATAAGGAAAGTTTATTTAAGACCTTAGATAAAGTGATAGGATGGGGAGAACAGGAAACTGGATATTTTAGTATAGttctacagtaaaaaaaaataatgtgtttCAGCCATTAGAGTTTGCACAGATAGGCTCCCATAATTCTAAGGGTGGAGAGAGTAATAAAGCTGTCCAAATGGCGTGGCATACAGCTAAAACTATGGAAGATACAAGTGGTCTAAAGCCCTGGGCTCCATTATGGGACAATAAAAATCTGAGTTCCCTAATTTCCCAATTCCAAATTTTGAAAGGagtttattttttgggaaaaaagggATAGTAAATATAGGTGACTTTTTCATCCTTTATTCTGCTCATAGGTATTATCACCCCATTACTGAACATCTCCGGAGGATGAATATAGATACATGCAGCTCAAATCAACCATAAGACATCTGAAATGGGTGTGAGAACTACTTTTGAATATATGGCAATTTATAAGGCTACGTATAAAAGGACATTTAGGAAAGGAACAATGTCTATTATATAAAAATGTTAGAAAATTGGGCTTAAACCCTATTCTAAATGCTCAAAGAGATTTTACATCTATAAAAACATGTACAATAATTTTATCTTTTTGCTCATCAAATGCTCTTTCAAAATTCTGATATTTTCTCATGCTTTGCTGTTCCCTTCATCAGTCATTATACTCCTGCAGCATTCACCCAGGTTGGTCTTTCATAACTTTATTATAAACTGGTGATGGTGCGGGAGGACACCATCCATGACGTCATCGGCTATAGGAAGTGTGTGTTACCATGAAATAGCCCGTAGCTTAGTCGTGGATACCATCCTCCCGCACCATCACCATTTCATAATAGAGTTATGAAAGACCATACTGGGTGAATGCTgctgctttttcttgttcctcctcTGGCTGAGCACCCTGGGATTCTTTATGTTCCTATTGCTGTACTGTGTCTGCTTTGTTGTGCAAATAGTTTGGCGTCCATGTTGTCGGTGGTGCCCGTCATTACTCTATTTTGTGACCAATAGTAAAAAGCACCTGCATCAATATTAAATCAAGTGTGCACAAGATCAATGGTACATATTCTGACCAATTTATTAGTAGCTATGCTTTAGGAGCAATATTTTTCATACGGACAAAATGTTGAATGTTTTCTGAAGAATGCAAAAAATCAATTCATAAAAAAGGAGAGATTTGAA comes from Engystomops pustulosus chromosome 6, aEngPut4.maternal, whole genome shotgun sequence and encodes:
- the LOC140135384 gene encoding immunoglobulin superfamily member 1-like isoform X1; this translates as MMNSKVFYTFTITCFLLVSKLWASDIVLPKPMLKQVKEDPGYIMKGDTITLKCIKESGEVNMFYLVHEKPNGKNESQQQSTGEFLFRSIQKENNGDYFCRYCNQKACSEFSSPLNIFVHDIFPRPHINVSPQRIVHPGTTVTITCTTLYSNVEFSLFQNNTIFKNGNDGGNQFSYVISNASQGNVGFYSCMFKSKTNGMRSVRSNTMKISVLELPHPLMFWEEDPSDTKMLRINCTAPYNREYNRFLFTLLDGSKIIEEDVTAEDQTVIFSVPKPKYTTKQYRCLYRVKIDFDYADSLYSIEEIKAKGFLILIVRHILSALILILTGIILLLHFKDGRNSDEKPPDLPPVSARYKRKTKIVEFDVDE
- the LOC140135384 gene encoding immunoglobulin superfamily member 1-like isoform X2, giving the protein MDTESFLLVSKLWASDIVLPKPMLKQVKEDPGYIMKGDTITLKCIKESGEVNMFYLVHEKPNGKNESQQQSTGEFLFRSIQKENNGDYFCRYCNQKACSEFSSPLNIFVHDIFPRPHINVSPQRIVHPGTTVTITCTTLYSNVEFSLFQNNTIFKNGNDGGNQFSYVISNASQGNVGFYSCMFKSKTNGMRSVRSNTMKISVLELPHPLMFWEEDPSDTKMLRINCTAPYNREYNRFLFTLLDGSKIIEEDVTAEDQTVIFSVPKPKYTTKQYRCLYRVKIDFDYADSLYSIEEIKAKGFLILIVRHILSALILILTGIILLLHFKDGRNSDEKPPDLPPVSARYKRKTKIVEFDVDE
- the LOC140135384 gene encoding uncharacterized protein isoform X3, coding for MLKQVKEDPGYIMKGDTITLKCIKESGEVNMFYLVHEKPNGKNESQQQSTGEFLFRSIQKENNGDYFCRYCNQKACSEFSSPLNIFVHDIFPRPHINVSPQRIVHPGTTVTITCTTLYSNVEFSLFQNNTIFKNGNDGGNQFSYVISNASQGNVGFYSCMFKSKTNGMRSVRSNTMKISVLELPHPLMFWEEDPSDTKMLRINCTAPYNREYNRFLFTLLDGSKIIEEDVTAEDQTVIFSVPKPKYTTKQYRCLYRVKIDFDYADSLYSIEEIKAKGFLILIVRHILSALILILTGIILLLHFKDGRNSDEKPPDLPPVSARYKRKTKIVEFDVDE